Proteins encoded by one window of Streptomyces sp. ALI-76-A:
- a CDS encoding alpha/beta fold hydrolase: MSTSTVSFDVPSPRGPQPVTVSYTRAGSGAPLLLLHGIGHHRQAWDPVVDILAAERDVISVDLPGFGVSPGLPDGLAYDLATTTAVFGAFCEALELDRPHVAGNSLGGLLALELGREKLVRSVTALSPAGFWTLAERRYAFGVLLSMRRIAERMPLPLVERLARSAAGRAVLTSTIYARPSRRAPEAVVAETLALARATGFTETLRAGTSVQFTKDIPDLPVTLAWGTRDWLLVPRQGVRAKAIIPRARLVRLPGCGHCPMNDDPALVARVLLDGSR, translated from the coding sequence ATGTCCACCAGCACTGTGTCGTTCGACGTGCCCTCTCCCAGGGGCCCTCAGCCCGTCACCGTCTCGTACACGCGCGCGGGCAGCGGCGCTCCCCTGCTCCTGCTGCACGGGATCGGGCACCACCGGCAGGCCTGGGACCCGGTGGTGGACATCCTCGCGGCCGAGCGTGACGTGATCAGTGTCGACCTGCCCGGGTTCGGGGTCTCCCCCGGTCTGCCGGACGGTCTCGCCTACGACCTGGCCACCACCACCGCGGTGTTCGGCGCGTTCTGCGAGGCGCTGGAACTCGACCGGCCGCACGTGGCGGGCAACTCGCTCGGCGGGCTGCTCGCCCTGGAGCTGGGCCGGGAGAAGCTCGTGCGGTCGGTCACCGCGCTGTCCCCGGCCGGGTTCTGGACGCTGGCCGAGCGGCGCTACGCCTTCGGTGTGCTCCTCAGCATGCGGCGCATCGCCGAGCGGATGCCGCTGCCGCTGGTCGAGCGACTGGCCCGCTCGGCGGCCGGCCGGGCCGTCCTGACGAGCACCATCTACGCCCGCCCGAGCCGCCGCGCGCCCGAGGCCGTCGTCGCGGAGACACTGGCGCTGGCGCGGGCCACCGGCTTCACCGAGACCCTCCGGGCCGGTACCAGCGTCCAGTTCACCAAGGACATCCCCGACCTCCCGGTCACCCTGGCCTGGGGCACACGGGACTGGCTGCTGGTGCCGCGGCAGGGCGTCCGGGCCAAGGCAATCATCCCCCGGGCGCGGCTGGTGCGGCTGCCCGGCTGCGGTCACTGCCCGATGAACGACGACCCCGCGCTCGTCGCGCGCGTCCTTCTCGACGGCAGCCGCTGA
- a CDS encoding RNA polymerase sigma-70 factor — protein sequence MTADTVTDVTDDFETHRPVLLGVAYRMLGRVADAEDVVQEAWLRWSAADRGEVRQPRAYLVRVTTRLAIDRLRQVKARGETYVGPWLPEPYVTDFGDTVPDTEERAVLADTVSLAVLVVLESLSPLERAVFVLREAFGYPYAEIAAMLDRGEPAVRRLAGRARRHVEERRPRYQVDPVQRRDLTERFLAAAGGGDLEGLMSLLAPDVRLVGDSGGKSKAPLRVLETADNVGRFLLGAARKSAPDLSFRFLEVNGGPAILVLSGGKPDAVFQLDVLDGRIQAVYIIRNPDKLLSLASG from the coding sequence GTGACCGCCGACACCGTGACCGACGTGACCGACGACTTCGAAACGCACCGCCCCGTCCTCCTGGGCGTCGCCTACCGCATGCTCGGCCGCGTGGCCGACGCCGAGGACGTCGTGCAGGAGGCCTGGCTCCGCTGGTCGGCCGCCGACCGCGGTGAGGTGCGCCAGCCGCGCGCCTACCTTGTGCGCGTCACCACCCGCCTCGCCATCGACCGGCTGCGCCAGGTGAAGGCGCGCGGCGAGACGTACGTCGGCCCGTGGCTGCCCGAGCCGTACGTCACCGATTTCGGGGACACCGTGCCCGACACCGAGGAGCGGGCGGTGCTCGCCGACACCGTCTCCCTCGCCGTCCTGGTCGTGCTGGAGTCGCTGTCGCCGCTGGAGCGCGCGGTGTTCGTCCTGCGCGAGGCGTTCGGCTACCCGTACGCCGAGATCGCCGCCATGCTGGACCGGGGCGAGCCCGCCGTGCGCCGGCTCGCCGGGCGGGCGCGCCGGCACGTCGAGGAGCGGCGGCCCCGCTACCAGGTCGACCCGGTCCAGCGGCGCGATCTCACCGAGCGGTTCCTGGCCGCCGCCGGGGGCGGCGACCTGGAGGGGCTGATGTCCCTGCTCGCACCGGATGTCCGTCTCGTCGGCGACAGCGGAGGCAAGTCCAAGGCGCCGCTGCGGGTCCTGGAGACGGCCGACAACGTGGGCCGCTTCCTGCTCGGCGCCGCCCGGAAGAGTGCCCCCGACCTGTCCTTCCGCTTCCTGGAGGTCAACGGCGGCCCCGCGATCCTCGTCCTGTCCGGCGGCAAACCCGACGCCGTCTTCCAGTTGGACGTCCTGGACGGACGTATTCAGGCCGT